cttgattcttcttgtggattatttttatttggtcttttaattttttttacatcaagtcgagaatatgatgtcatgtaaatagccgccgccacagttgattgtcatttgagccctttttatggcattttccatcactttggccaaaacttccggcgataggtagtcacattcttgacggatattgtctttaagagctgcaagagtctgaggtttgttgacataaacccgcgacttcaaaaagccccacaaaaagaactctggagcggtcaaatcaggcgatcttgctggccagtgcaaatcgccaaaatgggagattaggcgcccgggaaatgcatccttcagcatatcggttgtggcacgtgcagtgtgtgccgttgcaccgtcctgttggaaccacatgttttccaatcccaattcatcaagttgcggcaaaaagaactcgttgatcattgctctgtagcgctcaccattcacagtaaccgtttggtcCGCGatgtcttcgaagaaaaaaggtccgatgactcctccagcgaaaacagcacaccatacagtgactttgagcgggtgtaatggctcttcatgggttacacgcggattttcagtgccccataagcgtaaattttgcttatctacgtacccgctaagatggaaatgggcctcatcactcatgattatttttgatgaaaaatcatcttgcTCTGGTGGTGATTAAGGATGGCAATATTctgcgttctggagcagtgtagcgtaacagtgtttattaacgtgtatttcgcatgtgtttactacacaaatgtcaaaacagaactgacattaggggccaatcgcaaaatttatagcattttctgataggaggattacttttgcgccaccttgtatatagaACTTTACTAGATAAAAATTCTTTCTATTCTTCAAagcaactttttaaaataacaattcttcAGACTTGTGAGGAACttgatacaaatataaaaattctttagaaacTTTTAAGAAACATTTCAAGAATAAAATGCTTAAGACTTTCCTAAAGAACTTTCCTTCAGATAAATTCTTTatagtaagagatcgtatgtgaagcccggccaactagccgaatcgacaacaaagccaaatatccatggcactaaggtaatgctctgtatttggtggatgCAAAAGGGTACTATTTATTAAGAGTTGCTGAAATCCGACCagaacatcacagggaaccAGAATCCCGAAGCGAGGATTTAGAGTTTAATAAGAAGTAGTTGGGATGTTTTGCcgcacccgccttatagtctagACCTTGCCCCTTCCAGATACTATATCTTTCGATCCGATATTGCCTTGATTCTTTCTTGGCCAACCTTTTCTAGACAAAACAGTTTTAAGGCTCTGCTGAAGaacttttcaaaagaaaaattctGTAGAATATATTAAGGAACTTTTGTAGAAGCAAATTCTtaagagtttttaaaaaaactctcctaaagaactttttttttagaaaactttttttgagaAACATTTTAAGGAATATTTCTCGAGTACAATTCTTTAGACTAAAGAACTTTTCTCGAGAAAATATTCTTTAGACACTCTGAAGATGAGTTCTACAGAAAAGTTCTTTAGACACTTCTAAagaacttttctctagaaaaaattctttagacTCTCTGAAGATGATTTCTACAGAAAAACTCTTTAAACTCTTCTAAagaactttttttagaaaaaaatctttgtAAAGAACTTTTCTCGATACAAATTCATTCgataattttctacagaaaaattctTTATACTCATCTGAAGAACTTTTCTcgagaaaaaattatttaaactctTTCCTCATAtgatttctacagaaaaattctATAGTctatttttaagacattttttacagaaaaattcTTTGGACTTTAGGACTTTGCTAAagaaaaattctttaatataCTAAGTAcatattataaaaacaataaaaagtttaatGCCCCCTTTCAATTTGTTGAAAATCTTCTTTTGTTTTGGTTACATCTTTCCACAGCAAACATTTTTCTATGAGATAATTTTATTCTTCTATTCgtttttttctaattgtatctttctttttatttattttttttgaaagaaaagtcatttttaattaaaaataatttagaggAAAACACAAAATAATGCGCATTATTTTCTGCTCTCTTAGCGgaaatgcatttttttgtgGGTTCAGTTTGTTGTGAAAGTAGAAGGTGAATAGAAGTGTGGTGATTAAGCTGGGCCCCCAAGGCCAAACGGTAGCAATTAATGCTGCAAAAGTTtgaacaaacttaaaaaacaacaaaaagaattttataaaaaaaagaaattggctAAACTCTAACCAACTACCTCAAAATGGCTACCATGGAATTGGaaaatcttttctatagaaaacgtaaTATAGTCTATGCCTTTGTGCGCCATCGTTTTATGTTGTTATGCAAACAATCGGTAAGGAAATGAAACAATATcaaacaaatatcaaaatatgATAATGCCggctaataaataaaaaggaagtgaagattttattaatattgtaatctaaattattacaatacatattaattatttcaatttgaataaaaattcttGTAATTTCTAagcatttgtttttgttatgatCATGAActtgaagattttttttattttttttttttggcatttgtCTATAATTGTGTAAAAGTCTTAATAAAAGATCTTTAACAACGTCATTAGTCTCCCCCACActatgtttataaacaattgaaataaaaatagatgaaaaaataattatttttaattgaatttttgttaagcatttagtttttgcttttatttttctaattgttGCTTGtgttttagatttatttattttctaattggtttttctattttttttctgcagTTAATTCGCATACAATCTCCTGAGGGCATAAAACGTATTGAAATTTCACCGAAGGTCAATCTTAAGGAACTTTATGAGTCTGTGCAAAATGCTTTGAAAGTTGATGGATTTGGTTTGTTTAAGGAAAGGAATTTTACTAAAGAGGTAAGTAACTAATAAAGAAATAAGGTGTTGAGAAGATAAATACACAAACTTAGAAaagaaaatgtaacaaaaatatttccactttcCTTTAGGTGTTAGAATGTAAACAAATAGAAagcgaaatcaaaaattttctttcaaaaactgTAACAAAATACcggcacaaaattttaataatgaatagaagaaataacaaaaaattctttatgaTCGAATAAAAAACTAGCCAATAGcaaaaactttagaaaaattacaaaacggGGTTCTTTCGAATCTACTTGACTGTAAGCGCACTGGGAACCTATTTAAACTCTTaccaaataatactttaaaataaaaattgtttaacaattttttaaccagtttttttttaccaaaaaaattattttgaaataaaatttgtttcactaataaattttaaaaagatttgaaaaattaaaaaaagtggtaaaaaaACACTTTAGACTCCTCTgaagaacttttctatagaaaaactctttcGACTCCTCtaaagaacttttctatagaaaaactctttaGACTCCTCtaaagaacttttctatagaaaaactctttaGACTCCTCTGAagaacatttctatagaaaaattctttAGACTCCTCTgaagaacttttctatagaaaaattctttAGACTCCTCTgaagaacttttctatagaaaaattctttAGACTCCTCTAAAGAACTTTTCTTTAGACTCATTTAAAGAACTTTTCTTTAGACTCCtagagaacttttctatagaaaaactctttaGACTCCTCTgaagaacttttctatagaaaaactctttaGACTCCTCtaaagaacttttctatagaaaaactctttaGACTCCTCTAAagaacttttctacagaaaaactcCTCtaaagaacttttctatagaaaatctctttaGACTCCTCtaaagaacttttctatagaaaaactctttaGACTCCTCtaaagaacttttctatagaaaaactctttaGACTTCTCtaaagaacttttctatagaaaacctttttagATTCGTCtgaaaaacttttctatagaaaaactctttaGACTCCTCtaaagaacttttctatagaaaaactcctctaaagaacttttctatagaaaatctctttaGACTACTCtaaagaacttttctatagaaaaactctttaGACTCCTCtaaagaacttttctatagaaaaactctttaGACTCCTCTAAagaacttttctacagaaaaactcCTCtaaagaacttttctatagaaaatctctttaGACTCCTCtaaagaacttttctatagaaaaactctttaGACTCCTCtaaagaacttttctatagaaaaactctttaGACTTCTCtaaagaacttttctatagaaaacctttttagATTCGTCTGAAAaacgtttctatagaaaaactctttaAACCCCTCtaaagaacttttctatagaaaaactctttaGACTCCTCtaaagaacttttctatagaaaaactctttaGACTCTTGTAAAGaactttttttgctgaaaaaaaactggttaaaaaatatttttccggatTATGACCCACTGGGTCCGATAGAAAAACGATAGAAAAACTCTTTAAACCCCTTtaaagaacttttctatagaaaacctcttTAGACTCCTCtaaagaacttttctatagaaaaactctttaGACTCCTCtaaagaacttttctatagaaaaactctttaAACACCTCtaaagaacttttctatagaaaaactctttaGACTCTTGTAAAGaactttttttgctgaaaaaaaactggttaaaaaatatttttccggatTATGACCCACTGGGTCCGACTTACCATGGCGTTATATGTATACgtctttgcaaaggtctttgaaatatctattaattactaagtaatccagatatatgtagatcaaaaataggtaaaaaattgagGTTGCCCTGATTtgtttcttatatctcagccatatctcagttgatttcaacatacatgatcgctatctataacgatcgagaatatatacactttgtggagtcgcaaatgacaaacttatattgccatgtatgatgaagggtataaaaacaactgagttaggtctttgacatttgaaattgatTGTAAACTCGATCAATTTCAATTTAGTAaggaaaattccaaatttaaagaaCAAATTCTCAATGTCAATTTTCAGGAGAATAATTCTTTAGACTCCTGAAAGGAACTTTTGCAGAGAAATATTCTTCGGACTCCTCTAAAGAACTTTTCTACAGAAGAATTGTTTAGACTgctttaatgattttttctaaatttctttaGATTCCACTAAAGAGCTATTCCAGAGAATATATTTTTCGAGttctaagaaaattttcaatataaaaaatcttcaTAGCGATGAATTATTTAGACTCATCTAAGGaatttttctaaagaagaaTTTTTTGGATTCGTCTAAGGAATTTTTTTAGAAGAGAAGAATTCTTTAGACTCCTCCAAAATTCATTATTATCCACCAATGAGGAATTTTTTAAACTCCTCTAAGGAATAACTTTTTTAGAGAAGAATTCTTTTGCCTCCTCAAAAGAATTTTTCTCGATAAGAATTGTTTAGACTCCTCTCAAGAACTTTTCATTAGAAGAATTATTTAGGCTGCTCTAAAGAACTAGAACAATTTATTTAGACTCCTTTAAACTACTTTTATAGATACAACTTTTTTAGACTTTAAAGACCTTTTCTAGGAAGAAAGTTTCTTTAAGCTCCTCAAAAGTTTTCTAGAGTAAAATTAGTTTGACTCTTAAAAGTAATCAATTCGCTTCTTTCCCAGCTTTATGCCAATTCATCACAACAAATAGGCACTCTACTCAAACATGGCGATATGGTGTATCTTAAGCAATTGGCTGGCACGTCTGCAAGAGTAAGTTTTCGCAactattcatataaaaaacattttattttaaatccaaTATCATGATTGCAGCGCACTAGTACCACAGCTATAGATCAATTTGATTTAAAACCAGAGACAGTAACTAATAATGATTTTAAACCCACCGCAAGAGTGGTCGAAGATGATGTTGATCAATTATTGGCAAAGGAAGATGGTCTCATTAAAAGGGATAGAGATAGTAAATTGTAAGTAAAGAAAACGTATAGCCAATgagttttattacaaattttctttattacagATGCCGTCACCAAGCCAACGGCTGCTGTGTCAACTGTTCACCCCTCGAACCCTACAATGAAACGTATTTAAAGGAGCAGAAAATTAAACATCTTTCATTTCATTCGTACATACGCAAACAAACGTCGGGCATTGATCGCGGCAAGTACATGGTATTCGATGATATTAATTGTCGCATTAAGACCGGTTGCCGTGAACATCCACCATGGCCCAAGGGCATCTGTTCAAAGTGTCAACCCTCGGCTATTACTTTAAATCGTCAGATCTATCGTCATGTGGACAATGTCATGTTTGAAAATACCACAATTGTTGAGAGATTTTTGAATTATTGGCGCACCACTGGGCACCAAAGAATGGGTTTCCTGTATGGCACCTATGAGGTGAACACAGATGTACCGTTGGGTATCAGAGCCACAGTAGCGGCAATTTATGAGCCTCCCCAGGAATCGACTAGAGACTCGATTAAGCTATTGGAGGACGAAGCAGCTGATGATATTGAAGAAGTGGCCAAGGCTTTGGGTTTGAGAAAGGTGGGTTGGTTGGATTTTGTTAGCAGAAATGAgtctattttatagaaattttatgatatttatgTTTCGTTTCTTAAAGATTGGTTGGATTTTTACTGATTTAATCACTGATGATCCGGCTGCTGGCACTGTTAAACAGTTACGCGGCATTGAGACCCATTTCTTAACCGCCCAGGAATGTATAATGGCGGGCGAATTGCAAAATCGTCATCCTAATCCTTGCAAATATGCCTCGAATGGGGTATTTGGCTCGAAATTTGTTACCGTCTGTGTTACAGGTaagatattttgttaatttcattggagaattctaaataatttttttctagaatAGTTCTGAAGAGTCTAAAgagtttttctatggaaaagtattTTGGAGGAGTCtaaagagtttttctatagaaaagttctttaGAGGAGTCtaaagagtttttctatagaaaagttctttaGAGGAGTCTAAAgagtttttctgtagaaaagttgtTTAGAGGAGTCtaaagagtttttctatagaaaatatctttaGATGAGTCtaaagagtttttctatagaaaatttctttagaTGAGTCtaaagagtttttctatagaaaatttctttagaTGAGTCTAAagggtttttctatagaaaatttctttagaTGAGTCtaaagagtttttctatagaaaagttctttaGAGGAGTCtaaagagtttttctatagaaaagttctttaAAGGAGTCTAAAGagtttgtctatagaaaaattctttaaagaagtttaaagagtttttctctagaaaagttaTTTAGTGAAATCTATAGAATTTTGTCTGAAGGTACTTATAacttctattttcattttcaggCGACAATACCAAACAGGTTCATATGGAGGGCTATGGTGTTTCAGCCCAATGCATGGCTTTAGTGCGTGATGATTGTTTAATACCAACTAAAGATGCACCCGAATTGGGTTATGTTCGCGAATCGACTGATAAACAATATGTTCCAGATGTTTATTATAAGGTAAGTgctaaatacatttaaaataaacatattttataaccGAGAATTATACAAAGAATTTTCtaacagaaatttaaatttctttattagacaaatatttgtttaacgcAACTATTAATTTTAACAGTTTGTGTGTGCTCATTTATTCTCGTAACAAAAATAAACCTACtggcttttatatttattttaaaaatagcctaacatttcaattaaatattcataCAAACCTTTTTTATGTAGCTGCCTTTTgttggcaaaaattaaaaaacaaagaaacaaggctttaaattgtttacatcCATTGAccatttattaatttgttattgtagatAGATAGTTTTACAGATTTGCATTGTTGTTTAGTTTCATTg
The nucleotide sequence above comes from Calliphora vicina chromosome 1, idCalVici1.1, whole genome shotgun sequence. Encoded proteins:
- the Npl4 gene encoding nuclear protein localization protein 4 homolog isoform X1 — translated: MATMELENLFYRKRNIVYAFVRHRFMLLCKQSLIRIQSPEGIKRIEISPKVNLKELYESVQNALKVDGFGLFKERNFTKELYANSSQQIGTLLKHGDMVYLKQLAGTSARRTSTTAIDQFDLKPETVTNNDFKPTARVVEDDVDQLLAKEDGLIKRDRDSKLCRHQANGCCVNCSPLEPYNETYLKEQKIKHLSFHSYIRKQTSGIDRGKYMVFDDINCRIKTGCREHPPWPKGICSKCQPSAITLNRQIYRHVDNVMFENTTIVERFLNYWRTTGHQRMGFLYGTYEVNTDVPLGIRATVAAIYEPPQESTRDSIKLLEDEAADDIEEVAKALGLRKIGWIFTDLITDDPAAGTVKQLRGIETHFLTAQECIMAGELQNRHPNPCKYASNGVFGSKFVTVCVTGDNTKQVHMEGYGVSAQCMALVRDDCLIPTKDAPELGYVRESTDKQYVPDVYYKEKDQYGNEVQRLARPLPVEYLLVDVPASTPLQPQYTFTQYDKRTPFPVENRYLDGHLQDFNALSTYLSQWEDEEFLEAISDFHLLVYLFKMDMLPLRQHMQPLLEAVRNKNPNMAFAFKKEDVWKLLESLIQASSSGSGGTTSYPSSSAAIRAAAGGGNSGSAHENAVTESATWTCNHCTFINRGELTSCEICSLPR
- the Npl4 gene encoding nuclear protein localization protein 4 homolog isoform X2 encodes the protein MSQPAKNILIRIQSPEGIKRIEISPKVNLKELYESVQNALKVDGFGLFKERNFTKELYANSSQQIGTLLKHGDMVYLKQLAGTSARRTSTTAIDQFDLKPETVTNNDFKPTARVVEDDVDQLLAKEDGLIKRDRDSKLCRHQANGCCVNCSPLEPYNETYLKEQKIKHLSFHSYIRKQTSGIDRGKYMVFDDINCRIKTGCREHPPWPKGICSKCQPSAITLNRQIYRHVDNVMFENTTIVERFLNYWRTTGHQRMGFLYGTYEVNTDVPLGIRATVAAIYEPPQESTRDSIKLLEDEAADDIEEVAKALGLRKIGWIFTDLITDDPAAGTVKQLRGIETHFLTAQECIMAGELQNRHPNPCKYASNGVFGSKFVTVCVTGDNTKQVHMEGYGVSAQCMALVRDDCLIPTKDAPELGYVRESTDKQYVPDVYYKEKDQYGNEVQRLARPLPVEYLLVDVPASTPLQPQYTFTQYDKRTPFPVENRYLDGHLQDFNALSTYLSQWEDEEFLEAISDFHLLVYLFKMDMLPLRQHMQPLLEAVRNKNPNMAFAFKKEDVWKLLESLIQASSSGSGGTTSYPSSSAAIRAAAGGGNSGSAHENAVTESATWTCNHCTFINRGELTSCEICSLPR